The following coding sequences are from one uncultured Devosia sp. window:
- a CDS encoding MarR family winged helix-turn-helix transcriptional regulator has translation MSDFPAFMTVLSHTSRALTTAFDNYLKSSGVTAARGRVLLYLLRRSDGTNQADVTKFLRVEHPTAVRILDGMEAQGLIKRLPSEHDRRAKLIVLTEHGNKMSKDIAAASEVFVERVAAGLDLSDVEAGTRFLAAVLANIEKLSSQTDDEPENSAS, from the coding sequence ATGAGCGATTTTCCCGCTTTTATGACAGTGCTTTCGCACACATCCCGCGCGTTGACGACGGCGTTCGACAACTACCTCAAGTCGTCTGGCGTCACGGCAGCGCGCGGCAGGGTCCTGCTCTATCTGCTTAGGCGCTCCGATGGCACCAACCAGGCCGATGTCACCAAATTTCTGCGGGTTGAGCACCCAACGGCGGTCCGCATTCTTGATGGCATGGAGGCGCAAGGGCTCATCAAGCGTTTGCCGTCCGAGCATGACCGTCGTGCCAAGCTGATCGTCCTGACAGAGCATGGCAATAAGATGAGCAAGGACATTGCCGCTGCCAGCGAAGTGTTTGTTGAAAGGGTAGCGGCCGGTCTCGATCTGTCGGACGTGGAAGCTGGAACGCGATTCCTCGCGGCCGTCCTTGCCAACATCGAGAAGCTGTCGAGCCAAACCGACGATGAGCCGGAAAACTCCGCATCATGA
- a CDS encoding HlyD family secretion protein: MRFTELVRSKATIPTLLAGAAGVLIVLYAWQLPPFTSSVQSTNNAFVKGRVTFIAPQLAGYVVNVPVTDYELVSKGDVLIQLDDRIYHQQLAQAEATLIQQQNNLANFEQNRASKQASVELAKAQVEAAEASLAKATADSSRSQSLLSSGLSPQSSADQVHTTLLQAQASVTQAKASVSIATEALALVEGGKAGLEGAVKGAEAAVELARINLSNTTILAPVDGQLGEVTARIGQFVSMGTQMTSVTPPQTWIIANFKETQLNGLKIGQTVSVSIDALDHMKIEGHISEISPATGAEFSVLKPDNATGNFTKIAQRIPVRIEIDADQLSGVHLSPGMSVEVAVDTALGPDPHFSRAKVASAQ, encoded by the coding sequence ATGCGTTTTACCGAACTTGTCCGCTCCAAAGCCACTATTCCGACCCTGCTTGCAGGCGCCGCCGGCGTCCTGATCGTGCTCTATGCCTGGCAATTACCGCCGTTCACATCAAGCGTGCAATCGACCAACAATGCCTTCGTCAAGGGTCGCGTCACCTTCATCGCGCCGCAACTGGCCGGCTATGTAGTCAACGTACCGGTCACCGACTATGAACTTGTCAGCAAGGGCGACGTGCTGATCCAGCTCGATGACCGTATCTATCACCAGCAACTAGCCCAGGCAGAGGCAACGCTCATCCAGCAGCAGAACAATCTTGCCAATTTCGAGCAGAACCGCGCCAGTAAGCAGGCCAGCGTGGAACTGGCCAAGGCGCAGGTGGAAGCGGCTGAAGCTAGCCTAGCCAAGGCCACGGCCGACAGTAGTCGCAGCCAGTCCCTGCTCTCGTCAGGCCTGTCGCCACAATCTTCTGCCGATCAAGTGCACACCACTTTGCTTCAGGCCCAAGCCAGCGTCACCCAAGCGAAAGCCTCCGTTTCCATCGCCACCGAGGCGCTGGCTTTGGTCGAGGGGGGCAAAGCCGGCCTTGAAGGCGCCGTCAAGGGCGCCGAAGCGGCGGTCGAGCTGGCCCGCATCAACCTCTCCAACACCACCATCCTTGCGCCGGTCGACGGGCAGCTGGGTGAAGTGACAGCGCGCATTGGTCAATTCGTGTCGATGGGCACGCAGATGACCTCGGTCACCCCACCCCAGACCTGGATTATCGCGAACTTCAAGGAAACCCAGCTGAACGGCCTCAAGATCGGCCAGACGGTCTCGGTCTCTATCGACGCTCTCGATCACATGAAAATTGAAGGCCATATTTCTGAGATATCGCCCGCTACCGGCGCCGAGTTCAGCGTCCTCAAGCCCGACAATGCCACCGGCAACTTCACCAAGATCGCCCAGCGCATTCCTGTCCGCATCGAGATCGATGCCGATCAGCTCTCGGGCGTGCACCTCTCGCCCGGCATGTCTGTCGAAGTCGCGGTCGATACCGCGCTTGGCCCCGACCCCCATTTCAGCCGGGCCAAGGTGGCGTCAGCACAATGA
- a CDS encoding helix-turn-helix domain-containing protein, with protein sequence MSGKPTMAYESVHKVLSLAGELWTVPVITALRSGKQRFGDLRRNLPGISQKPLSRTLKQLERDGYVLRDYYPTIPPRVEYELTDLGLEFLTSIAAVAHFSIKHRHEIDDARQSYDQNASSALNHASSAFAIRN encoded by the coding sequence ATGAGCGGCAAACCCACCATGGCATATGAAAGCGTTCACAAGGTTCTCTCGCTCGCGGGAGAACTCTGGACTGTGCCTGTCATCACCGCCCTGCGTAGCGGCAAGCAGCGCTTTGGCGACCTGCGCCGCAACCTTCCCGGGATCAGCCAGAAACCGTTGAGCCGGACGCTCAAGCAGCTTGAACGCGATGGCTACGTTCTGCGCGACTATTACCCGACCATTCCGCCGCGCGTCGAGTACGAACTGACCGACCTGGGATTGGAGTTCCTGACCAGCATCGCCGCCGTCGCCCATTTCTCTATCAAGCACCGCCACGAAATCGACGACGCCCGCCAATCCTACGACCAGAACGCCTCATCCGCGCTCAATCATGCCAGTAGCGCCTTCGCCATTCGGAACTAG
- a CDS encoding MFS transporter: MSAIVEKNAPPVQQTEPEKAPATPPAPLPFVPMPAWKASLYVASSLILGLTQGLGMNLVTANLSGLQASFDATQTEMTWLAAAYVATNMTGTILMFKVRGQFGLRRFAEIGLLVYAAIAIAHLFTNDLQSAIVLRAVLGVAAAPLSTLAFFYMLEWLPPQKKMSIGICFGMLGSSMSLPLARVISPDLLQIGSWHGLYLLEVGMALICVAIAFLLPLSHPPRIKMFDRDDLISFPLLSIGFAALAVVLTTGRAYWWFEAPWLGVVLAVGIASLVLFCLVELHRKSPIVDLRWWFSRDMMLFAACLLAFRVLLSEQTVGAVGLFTVLGLQNDQLIPLFGMIGIVTFATTAWLSQVIKPDRTHLLHLVALLALAVGAWLDAQSTVLSRPEQFYISQALVGFSAALFMPPAMLNGFMSAFARGPQYILSFLTVFIATQTFGGVLGSALFTTLQALREQFHSNVLGQGITLLDPMVVQRVQAYGGVYSHVLTDPAQSQARGIALLAQQTTLQANVLAYNDVFLVIFYLTLAAIAALLANMLITALRHPAAVAQPA; encoded by the coding sequence ATGAGCGCCATCGTAGAAAAGAACGCTCCGCCGGTTCAGCAGACAGAGCCGGAAAAGGCTCCGGCGACCCCACCAGCACCGCTGCCCTTTGTGCCCATGCCTGCCTGGAAGGCCTCGCTTTATGTCGCAAGCTCGCTGATCCTGGGGCTGACCCAAGGTCTGGGCATGAACCTGGTCACGGCCAATCTATCGGGATTGCAAGCGTCCTTTGACGCCACACAGACCGAAATGACCTGGCTTGCCGCAGCCTATGTCGCCACGAACATGACTGGCACCATCCTGATGTTCAAGGTGCGAGGACAGTTCGGGCTGCGGCGTTTCGCTGAAATCGGCCTCCTGGTCTATGCGGCCATCGCCATCGCCCATCTCTTCACCAATGACCTGCAGTCTGCGATTGTCCTGCGGGCCGTCCTCGGCGTCGCTGCTGCGCCGCTGAGCACGCTGGCTTTTTTCTACATGCTCGAATGGCTGCCACCGCAGAAAAAAATGTCTATCGGCATTTGCTTTGGCATGTTGGGGTCGTCAATGTCGCTGCCGCTGGCCCGAGTGATCTCGCCCGACCTGTTGCAGATTGGATCCTGGCATGGGCTCTATCTGCTGGAAGTCGGCATGGCCCTGATCTGCGTGGCCATCGCTTTCCTCCTGCCGCTCAGCCACCCCCCGCGTATAAAGATGTTCGACCGGGACGACCTCATCAGCTTTCCGCTGCTGTCCATCGGCTTTGCCGCGCTTGCCGTCGTCTTGACCACCGGTCGTGCCTATTGGTGGTTTGAGGCTCCATGGCTTGGCGTGGTCCTTGCGGTGGGCATCGCGTCGCTGGTGCTGTTCTGTCTTGTCGAATTGCATCGCAAAAGCCCCATTGTCGACCTGCGCTGGTGGTTCAGCCGCGACATGATGCTGTTCGCTGCGTGCCTCTTGGCCTTCCGTGTGCTCCTGTCCGAGCAGACTGTGGGCGCGGTCGGTCTGTTTACGGTGCTGGGGCTCCAGAATGACCAGCTCATTCCGCTGTTCGGGATGATCGGTATCGTCACCTTTGCCACGACGGCGTGGCTAAGCCAGGTCATCAAGCCAGATCGCACGCATCTCCTGCATCTTGTCGCGCTTCTCGCCCTTGCGGTCGGCGCTTGGCTCGACGCCCAGAGCACGGTGCTGAGCCGTCCGGAGCAATTCTACATCAGCCAGGCCTTGGTCGGCTTTTCGGCTGCCCTGTTCATGCCACCGGCCATGCTCAACGGGTTCATGTCCGCTTTCGCCCGCGGGCCGCAATATATCCTGTCGTTTCTTACGGTGTTCATCGCCACGCAGACGTTCGGTGGCGTGCTGGGTTCAGCCCTGTTCACGACGCTGCAGGCGCTGCGGGAGCAATTCCACTCCAATGTGCTGGGCCAAGGCATTACTTTGCTCGACCCAATGGTTGTCCAGCGCGTGCAGGCCTATGGCGGCGTCTATTCGCATGTGCTGACCGACCCGGCACAAAGTCAGGCGCGCGGCATCGCCCTGCTCGCCCAACAGACGACCTTGCAAGCCAATGTGCTCGCCTACAACGACGTCTTCCTCGTGATTTTCTACCTCACCCTGGCCGCGATTGCCGCGCTGCTTGCCAACATGCTGATCACGGCACTGCGGCACCCCGCAGCTGTCGCCCAGCCCGCCTGA